The genomic interval CTGGAGATCTGCCTCGGGATGGGGAGagcggaggaaggggagggagagaagtgggtcaAGCGGAGGGAagcgagcgagtgagagagagggcgagagagcggAGGGGACGATTTATGATGGAGGTTAGCGGAGAGGTACGGCTTTGGCTGGGGACCGACGAGGGAGGGGGAGGCCCGCGGTCCTTATTTGCAAATACAGTAATAGGAGGTGATCGAGTCGTCCCAGTTTCCGAAGAGGCCCTTTCCTGCCTCGACCAGGCGGTACTGAATTCCCTTGAGGAACTTGCGGCGGTAACCAAGCTTGTTGCGTTTGTTCCAGACGGTCAGTTCACAGCGTGGCCCCACCACCAGGGAAGAGATCCGGTCGTTCCAGACCCGCTCGATCGAGGGCACGTCCGCGGGGCTCTTGATATCAAAGTAGCCCCCTCCGCAGCATCGCTCGTAGAGGACGTCACTGTCTTCGAAGAGGCGGGCGCAGACCCGCTCGCCGTTCACATCCAGGAGGACATCGGGGTCCGGGCACACGGCGAGGGCACCAGACAGGAGCAGGCACAGCATCAACGCCTGGAATCCTTCCATTCTTCAGCTTCAGCAGTTGCCGGAGGCGGCGGGGGGGGTGGAATCTCAGCCGAGCAGAGTGAGGAGGGCTCGTAAACCTCCCGCTTTATATGACCGGGAAAGCTGCTCTTATCGGACCCTCTACCGCCCCAGCGACCACGCGCTTGTTTAATGATTAACAGAATGATTGAGGCCACGGGGACAAACTTCTCCATCTCCCGCTCGGCCGAGGGAACGGTCCCTCTCGCCAGCAGCTGGCTAGGATCGAATGGGGCTGATAAGAGGCAGGATTCATGGTCACGGAACTACCAGCTGCTACCTCGGAGCACAGCTCCCAGGGAAAgcgaggagtgtttgatgggggacagtgtagagggagctttactctgtatctaacccccgtactgtacctgtcctgggagtgtttgatggggacagtgtagagggagctttactctgtatctaacccccgtttttttttttttctttttcttttcttttatatgtcgagggggcctttattcctcaggccccctttatatacatacttatatttttaaaataactattcaaaacagaaataaacaaaaactcaaattaaaatgccattctcggcgtcgacgatgcactccagtccctgcggtgcccaccggtcgcggaaggcctcaagcgtaccggcggacaccgcatgctccttttccagggacacccgggcgcgaacgtaaccacggaagaggggcaggcaatcggggaggacggaccccccgacggcccgcaatctggacctgtgaattgccaccttggccaggcccaggagcagaccgacgaggagatcctcctcccggcccaagcccctccgcaccgggtgcccaaagatcaggagcgtgggactgaagtgcagccagaatttgaggagcagccccttcagatactcaaataggggctgcaacctcgcacactccgtataaacgtggaacacggactcgtccaggccgcagaaagtacaggtggcctgggagtccgtgaacctacttaaaagcctattgcacgggactgctctgtgcagcaccctccaccccaggtccccgatgtaaaaggggaagactcccgcgtagagagacctccatcggggtttcccctcgccgccagatggcaacgcggacagccagggcgtgtccggccggctgacgagggcgaggaagtggagagtgtgcaggagcagcccgtacaggaaacccctccgcgccgattggaatggcacggagggcatatccgagaggcggctcgggttgtgcgggaccggctcccgaggagggtttcggggcctgggtccgatgagcagttccggccgagcgggggtcagctcggccgggatcgctccgcactcccgagccccctcgccacccgcagtgaggggcgtcccggggggtttcggctactcctccgcccgccggaccgtccccggagtcggccgcccggacagccgaggcgctctcctccgccggcgggggagcgccctgactggaggcgaccatgttccagactcggaaaagatcccggtaaaagacaggcaactccctcagagaggcgcggctaacggactccaccgggagctgcgtgtcgtcttgaaggcagtgacactggcggaaaaaatacgtcgccagcgcacaccatctgggaggacgctcgacgtacaggtatctctgcagggtccgaaggcggagagtcgcagcctgggtgcggacgcacaccagcgactgaccgccctcctcgatcgggagactcaggaccgcggcagagacccagtgtttcctcttgccccagaagaaatcgacgcgtttcttctggatcttggtggcaaatacaaggGGCGGggacaaagtgaccaaccagtaccacaacatggaggccaccagttggtttatgaccaacgctcggcccctgtaggaaagcactcggagcagtcctgtccagcgccccagccgagcggtgactttcgcctccaactcctgccagtttgccggccaggcttcctcagcggggctaaggtggactcccagatagaggaggtgcgtggtgctccacgcaaaaggtgtcatctcctccggcagggagtccacccgccactgaccaaccaggagtccggaacatttctcccaattgatcctcgcggaggacgcggcagaaaaggtctgctggcagtcgcgcatcctccgcaagtcaacgggatctgtaattgcgaggagcacgtcgtcggcgtaagccgagaggacgacccgcatggccggctcgcgcagagccaatcccgtcaacctccggcgaagcaggcacaggaagggctccacgcagatggtatacaattggccggacatggggcacccctgacgcactcctctcccaaatcgaaggggcgccgtcaaggacccgttaactttgactagacactctgcggcggcgtataaaagtcggacccgggccacaaaatacggcccgagtccgaaagcgcgcagagtcccgaaaaggtaatcgtgatccaccctgtcgaacgccttctcctgatcgagggagagaaaggcgaccgactgaccagtcctctgggaaagatggatcaggtcccggaccaggtggatgttgtcctggatggaccggcccgggacagtgtaggactggtcggggtggatcatgtgggccagcacggagcccaggcgggtagacatagcccgggcaaagatcttataatccgtgctgaggagggagaccggacgccagtttttaagcaggcggagatcgcccctcttcggcagcaggacgatgaccgccctgcgccacgagaggggcatctccccggtcgccaggctttcccccaggacccgcgcgtaatcgtcccccaggacgtcccagaacgccctgaggaactccacggtcaacccatccagccctggggatttgcccctcgagagctggtggagggcgccagtcagctccgccaacgtgagcggagcctccaatccttcagcgccctccgggctgacctgcggcaggtcctcccacaaaactctgcgcgcatcctcgctggacggatccggagagaacaacgcactgtaataagtccggaccaggaggcccattccctccggatccgtgatggaggatccgtcgtcggccagcagctcaacgagctgcttacggaccccccgccatttttccagcgagtagaagaagggagaggcgcggtccaaatcttccaggatctggatccgcgacctcacgtacgcgcctcgggaccctatgagctgcaggttcctcagcgcgcccttcttctctttgtacgcctgccacagggccgggtccgcgacggcatgaccgaggcgggattccaagtcgagcacctccctctcaaggcgcccgatctcggcttcccgcctcttggtcgaccccttcgcgtactcctgacagaagacgcggatgtgagtcttgcccacatcccaccatagcctcaaggaggggaagcccccctgcttccttctccagtcggcccagaatcgacagaacgagtcccgaaatcgcacgtcctccagcagccggttgttaaagtgccagtacgcagaccccgcccgtgtgcggagcggagtgaactcccccacaccaggcggtggtccgagcacggcaccagccgcatggaggccgccgaaacgcgggagacgtacacctgcgaaatgtagaggcggtcgattcgcgacccccctcctccagacctccacgtgaaggcgctggagtcgggatggagattccgccagacgtccaccaagttaagggagctgatcagtcccctcaacttctccaccgacgcttggccgcgctggggaccggagcgatcccccacctcgagggtgcagttaaaatcccccccgaggatgatgca from Heterodontus francisci isolate sHetFra1 chromosome 49, sHetFra1.hap1, whole genome shotgun sequence carries:
- the LOC137358415 gene encoding syncollin-like, producing the protein MEGFQALMLCLLLSGALAVCPDPDVLLDVNGERVCARLFEDSDVLYERCCGGGYFDIKSPADVPSIERVWNDRISSLVVGPRCELTVWNKRNKLGYRRKFLKGIQYRLVEAGKGLFGNWDDSITSYYCICK